The Candidatus Defluviibacterium haderslevense DNA window CTTAAACATAAAGCTTTAAGTGCGACTGATGCTGTTGGAAGATTGCAGGATATTAATACTGACACTCAGGCATATCAAATTGAATTTCCAATATTACAACGCAACCTAAAAATCTTATTCAATAAAAAATCTCCATATGAAATATTGTCTTGGGAAGAATCCTATTTGGAAGGAACAGAACAAATGGTAAGCAAAGCCACACTAAAGAAGCGAATACAATTGGACTATTGGAACAAACACAATGTTGAAGATTCAATATATCGTAAAGAATTGGAATTGAAATATTGAACCTATCATCAAAAAATCGCAATTCCATAAATGAGAGTGACTACATTATTGTAACTTACTCCATATAATACAATTCATTGTATATTTGTAAAGTTTACAGTTTTATTCTATTGCAAAAAATGTCCTTATGAATTTAAGAATAACCATTACCATTTTCTTTATTGTAACCATTCTGAACAGAATATATCCACAATGTGCAAATGCAAATAATATTTATTCCTTTCCATTCAAAGGCCATACGTACGAAGTTGTTAAAGAAAACAAAACATGGTTGGAAGCTGTGAATTGTGCGGTGTCGCGTGGAGGCTATCTTGCTGAAATTACGGATAGTACAGAACAAGACACCCTATTCGATTATGTAAGTAATAAGTCCAACATAACGTTTACTAACACACTCAATATTTTTGGAACTAGTGCCATTTGGTTGGGTGGCACAGATACTTTGAAAGAAGGTGCCTGGATTTGGGATGGAAATAATGATGGCATCGGAATACCATTTTGGTCTGGTGGACCGACCGGAACATCTATAAATGGATCCTATACCAAGTGGGGTATTAGTCCAGCAGAACCCGATAATTCAGGTCGTCAAAATCACTTGTGTTTAACCATTGACAATCGTAAAATAAATTATGGCAGATGGAATGATATCAAATCAAATGATCATATCTATTACTTAATTGAATATGACCAAATCTTAGATGTCAATGATCCGCTTCTAAATTTTGGAATAAGAATTTATCCAAACCCTGTTCATGAAATATTAAATGTTGAAAACCCAAATCATTTAAGCATCACTGAAATACACATTTCCAATCCTGAAGGTCAAAT harbors:
- a CDS encoding T9SS type A sorting domain-containing protein, which encodes MNLRITITIFFIVTILNRIYPQCANANNIYSFPFKGHTYEVVKENKTWLEAVNCAVSRGGYLAEITDSTEQDTLFDYVSNKSNITFTNTLNIFGTSAIWLGGTDTLKEGAWIWDGNNDGIGIPFWSGGPTGTSINGSYTKWGISPAEPDNSGRQNHLCLTIDNRKINYGRWNDIKSNDHIYYLIEYDQILDVNDPLLNFGIRIYPNPVHEILNVENPNHLSITEIHISNPEGQILESIYHPTNKINVSNLQKGIYFIALKLEDHRTLTLKFIKD